TTTGGAATCAACACGGTGACCGGGCCTTTCGACAGATTCAGTTTTTCCGCCACGATCCTGCCGAGTTGGGCGCATTCATCCGGCGTTGTGCGCATCAACGTCACTTGAGGGTTGTGTTGGTAGAAATTCCGTCCCTGAAACCTTGGCGGCACAGTTTCCGGTCCGTGGAAATTAACCATGTCGAGGCAGCCGGGTGCGACGACGGCCGGCACCCCATGTTTCGCGGCGGCTTCAAGGCGCGCGGGTCCTGCGCTAAGGACACCGCCCACCAGTTCATCCGCCCACTCAGTCGTCGTGATGTCGAGTGCACCCGCGACCATCCCGGATTCAATCAGCGATTCCATCGTCCGGCCGCCGATGCCCGTGGCATGAAAAACCAGCACCTCGTAACCGGCTTCTTCCAGGATTTTCCGCGCATGATCAACGCAAGCCGTTGTGTTGCCAAACTGGCTGGCGACAATCAGGGGTTTGTCTGCATCGATCGGCGGCGTCGCTTCCACCATTCCGCAAATCGCACCCGCGGCGCGCGCCAGGATCTGGCGCGAAATACGGTTGAGGCCGGCCACGTCAACGATGCTTGGAAACATCACGATGTCTTTCACCCCGACGTACTGGGCCGTGTTGCCGCTCGCCAGTGTCGAAACCATCACCTTCGGAAATCCGACCGGCAATGCGCGCATCGCAGCCGTACCGATGGCCGTGCCGCCGCCGCCGCCGAGCGAAATGACGCCGTCTATCTTTTTTTCCGACAATAGCCGCAACAGCACGACCGGTGCGCCCCTGGACATCGCGGCGACGGTTTCACCGCGGTCACGCCTCGCGACCAATGCCCCGAAGTCCACCCCCGCAGCAGCGGCAACGTCCAGGCGCGTAATGTCCGGTTTGAGCGCGGAATCGCCCAGCGCGCCGACATCAATGATCAGCACCTGATGCCCCCGTTCTTTGATTCGATCCGCGACGAAGGCGTGCTCTTCGCCTTTGGTGTCCATTGTCCCGAGGATTGCTATTGTGGCCATATCTGGATGCGGAAGATTAACCGTTCACCAAAAAAAGTATGCAAAATTGGAATTCGGCACCTCCCGTCGCCCGAGGAAATCTGCCGGCAAATTCCAACTGCCGACTTCCCTGCACGCTTGCTGCGTCGGCGCATCGGGCTGGAAAATGAAAGTCGCCGGGTGCATTGTATGCCTTTGAACGAATTGACAAACACGAAGCACTGGAGCCATCGGCTGGCTCAGGCGAGCTGTGAGATGTTCCAGTTGGCGGGAAAATCATGAACGAACCGGGCAAGATATTGTTTATCATCGGCTTGATGATTGCCGCTGCCGGCCTGCTGATCTGGTCCGGTTTTGGAAAGGGATGGCTCGGGAGATTGCCGGGGGACATCTATTATACGAAAGGCAACTTCAGCTTTCATTTTCCGGTCGTCACTTGCCTGCTGATCAGTGTCGTCCTGACTTTCCTGATTTGGTTGTTCCGAAAGTAGAAAATGCCTCGTTTTGAAACGGTGGGGTCAATTTGGCGCGGGGTCTTAGGGTGATTCCGCGAAGGATTCCAAGGGCGCCTGCATCACCTTCGACTACAGGTCAAACTTCGTTTTTTGTGATTCCCGGCGCGATAACGCCGAGGAAATCCACGTTTCCTCTTCCGGTGAAAAGCACAACGAATTGAAGCGTGATCGGCTTGGCTCGCTATCCATTGGGTATATCGGAAACCAAAGGTCACCGTGGAAGGGGCGAAAAAAACTTATTGTCAAGGAATTGGCTTTTACCTATCTTTCGCGGCAAATGCACCGTTTTCGGTGTGCTTGGGTAAACCGTTTTTACCCTTGGAACGCATAGAAACGAACCAGAACAACATCGCAGGAGGAACTAATGAAGTTTAATAAATGGACATTGGGCTTGGCCGCCGGCGGGGTGGTCAGTCTTGCGTCGGCAGCACAGGCGGATGAAGCAAAGCCGATGAGCCAGGTGCAGACCGCAGTGTCGGCCACCACCCTTAGCGGGTACGTGGATACATCCATCATCTGGAAGCCGGGAACCGGGGACGCCAATCTGCCCGGCCGCGCTTTCGATGGAGTTGGCAAGCTGGACGGTTTCAACCTGAACGTGGTTGAACTCAACTTGGAAAAGCCGCTGTCAGAAGATCAGTGGGCGGCCGGATACAAGGTCAGTTTGTTGGCCGGACCAGATGCCAACAATTTTAATACCTCGCCAGGTGGTCTGACCTTCGGCGGAAGTAGTGACTTCAGTGTGAAGGAAGCCTATGTCGCCCTTCGGATGCCCGTAGGCAATGGCCTCGACTGGAAAATCGGCAGCTTCAACACGATCATCGGTTACGAATCCTTCGAGAGCTACCTGAACCCGAACTACAGCCGTTCCTTCGGCTGGCAGTTGGAACCGACCCAACACACCGGCGTGCTCGCCACCTACAAGGCGTCGGATGCCGTCAGCCTCTCTGCCGGTATGGCCAACACGTGGAACGCGGGCATCAATGCTCGCGCGACTCGCGCCACCGGCCCTGCTACCGAATCCGAAAAGACTTACATGGCGTCCGTGTCAATCACCGCCCCGGATAGCTGGGGATTTCTAAAAGGGTCAGCCTGGTATGCGGGTATCATTGACGGCTTGGCAGGAGCGCAGAAAGATACAACCAGTGCCTACATCGGGGGCAGCTTGAACACCCCGGTCGAAGGGCTCTCCGTGGGTGCTGCGTTTGACTACCGCTGGGACGGTCCGAATACAATCGTAACAGCGCCGGCAAGCACATGGGCCTATGCAATCGCCGGGTATGCATCCTTCCAGGCCAGCGAAAAGTGGAAGTTCAATGCGCGCCTCGATTACACTGAAGGTACCGATGGCACGTTCTATAACCGTGGCGGAGGCGGAGCCAACCTGCAAAACCGACTTGGTGCCGCAACCATCACTGCCGACTATGCCCTTTGGGCGAACGTTGTCAGTCGGGCCGAGCTTCGCTGGGATCACAGCATGAGCGGCGACAAGCCTTACGGCGGGACGACCGTTCCTAATCAGCGCAACGCCGTTACGCTGGCGTTGAACCTGATCTACAAGTTCTAACTTAGGTGCGGAAACACGAAACCCCTTCCGGGAAAACCGGAAGGGGTTTTTGTTTGGTTGAATTCGCCTTTCGCAGATCGCAACGGCCACCGTTCAGAATTTCATGG
Above is a window of Candidatus Angelobacter sp. DNA encoding:
- a CDS encoding Tm-1-like ATP-binding domain-containing protein; this encodes MATIAILGTMDTKGEEHAFVADRIKERGHQVLIIDVGALGDSALKPDITRLDVAAAAGVDFGALVARRDRGETVAAMSRGAPVVLLRLLSEKKIDGVISLGGGGGTAIGTAAMRALPVGFPKVMVSTLASGNTAQYVGVKDIVMFPSIVDVAGLNRISRQILARAAGAICGMVEATPPIDADKPLIVASQFGNTTACVDHARKILEEAGYEVLVFHATGIGGRTMESLIESGMVAGALDITTTEWADELVGGVLSAGPARLEAAAKHGVPAVVAPGCLDMVNFHGPETVPPRFQGRNFYQHNPQVTLMRTTPDECAQLGRIVAEKLNLSKGPVTVLIPKKAISVISAPGQKFHDPPADRALFDNLKANLRRDIEVIEMDCEINEGRFAEVCAKTLLKNIAKRK
- a CDS encoding DUF2905 domain-containing protein → MNEPGKILFIIGLMIAAAGLLIWSGFGKGWLGRLPGDIYYTKGNFSFHFPVVTCLLISVVLTFLIWLFRK
- a CDS encoding outer membrane beta-barrel protein, which encodes MKFNKWTLGLAAGGVVSLASAAQADEAKPMSQVQTAVSATTLSGYVDTSIIWKPGTGDANLPGRAFDGVGKLDGFNLNVVELNLEKPLSEDQWAAGYKVSLLAGPDANNFNTSPGGLTFGGSSDFSVKEAYVALRMPVGNGLDWKIGSFNTIIGYESFESYLNPNYSRSFGWQLEPTQHTGVLATYKASDAVSLSAGMANTWNAGINARATRATGPATESEKTYMASVSITAPDSWGFLKGSAWYAGIIDGLAGAQKDTTSAYIGGSLNTPVEGLSVGAAFDYRWDGPNTIVTAPASTWAYAIAGYASFQASEKWKFNARLDYTEGTDGTFYNRGGGGANLQNRLGAATITADYALWANVVSRAELRWDHSMSGDKPYGGTTVPNQRNAVTLALNLIYKF